TATTTTTTTATGGTTTTTTTAAGAGAAAAAATGTATGCCCCAAATTGCCTTCCGGAACAAAATAACTCTCTAACAGGATGAACCCCAGTTCATTAAACCAATTTTTGTAGGTACTTGCATCAGCATGGCTCCAATACATTTTTACACCAGGTTTTATCCAGTCTTCTTCAGTGCCAGTCCAGCTTTCAGCACCTAAAATACTCATAAAAATACCTTGTGGTTTTAGCCAACTATATATTGAACGTAACAAATTTGGTTGTTCAGAAATTGGCAAATGAATGATAGAATAAAGAGCAATGATTCCTGAAAATTCATTATTTGGAAATTCCAGATTAGACATATCAGCCTCCATGAAATCTCCATTTGGTACATTATTTTTTGCTATTTCAATTTGTTTGGAAGAAATATCAATTCCCAAATATTGATAATATTGACTTAAAAATTTAGCTGTTGGAATGCCGTCGGCACAGCCTAATTCAATAATTCGGTTTCCTGGTTGGATGCTATTTTTAATAATACCCAACCATTTTTGATAATGAATATTCTTCTCTTTTTCAAAGTGTTCTCTGTATTGATTTCCCAAATTATCATAGCCACTTTTTACAAGAAGTTTCACGTCTTTCATTAAATTTTCGAAGATTTGTGAATGGAATCAGCTATTTATTCCAAAATTATGGTAGCAAATTACAAAATTCGAGATATTTTTTTTGTAATCATTTTAAACATGGTGTACTTTGCTATATCAACCTGTAAAACTGAATACCATGAAATGGATCAAACGCCTCCTTTGGATGCTACTTTTTGTTATTATTGCTTCCGTAACCGGAATTTATTTCTTTTTAAAATCACTACAACCCGACTACAATGCTGAAGTGAATATGCCCGGTCTAAAGTCTGAAGTTGAAGTTTTGTATGACGACTATGCCATTCCGCATATTTATGCTCAAAACGAGGAAGACCTTTGGTATGCTCTTGGCTATGTGCATGCTCAGGACCGATTATTTCAAATGGAAGTGCTTAGAAGAGTGGGTGATGGTCGGCTTGCAGAGATTTTTGGAAAAGAAGTAGTCGATGTAGATAAGTTTTTCAGGTCACTTGGACTTAGAAATTATGCTAAA
The sequence above is a segment of the Cytophagaceae bacterium genome. Coding sequences within it:
- a CDS encoding class I SAM-dependent methyltransferase, encoding MKDVKLLVKSGYDNLGNQYREHFEKEKNIHYQKWLGIIKNSIQPGNRIIELGCADGIPTAKFLSQYYQYLGIDISSKQIEIAKNNVPNGDFMEADMSNLEFPNNEFSGIIALYSIIHLPISEQPNLLRSIYSWLKPQGIFMSILGAESWTGTEEDWIKPGVKMYWSHADASTYKNWFNELGFILLESYFVPEGNLGHTFFLLKKP